A genomic window from Flavobacterium sp. I3-2 includes:
- the obgE gene encoding GTPase ObgE gives MTEGNFVDYVKIYVASGKGGKGSTHLHREKFIEKGGPDGGDGGRGGHVYIVGNESLWTLYHLKFARHIKAGHGGDGGSARSTGADGEDRYLEVPLGTVIKDKETGEVLFEITENGEKKILAKGGKGGLGNWHFRSPTNQTPRYSQPGLPGEELDIILELKVLADVGLVGFPNAGKSTLLSVLTSAKPKIGDYPFTTLKPNLGIVAYREFKSFVIADIPGIIEGAAEGKGLGHYFLRHIERNSTLLFLVPADAKDIKKEYDILLDELRRYNPEMLDKDRLIAISKSDMLDDELKTEMRVQLDKDFGGIPYMFISSVAQQGLTELKDKLWLMLNK, from the coding sequence ATGACTGAAGGGAATTTCGTAGATTACGTAAAAATATATGTAGCTTCTGGTAAAGGTGGTAAAGGTTCAACGCATTTGCACCGTGAAAAATTTATCGAAAAAGGTGGGCCTGATGGTGGAGATGGTGGTCGTGGTGGTCACGTTTACATTGTTGGTAATGAGAGTTTATGGACTTTATATCACTTAAAATTTGCACGTCATATTAAAGCCGGACACGGTGGTGATGGTGGAAGCGCACGAAGCACCGGAGCTGATGGTGAAGATAGATATCTTGAAGTACCATTAGGAACTGTAATTAAAGATAAAGAAACTGGAGAAGTTTTGTTTGAAATTACAGAAAATGGCGAAAAGAAAATTTTAGCCAAAGGTGGAAAAGGAGGTTTAGGAAACTGGCATTTTAGAAGTCCTACAAATCAAACGCCTCGTTATTCACAACCAGGTTTACCAGGGGAAGAGTTGGATATTATTTTAGAACTTAAAGTTTTAGCTGATGTTGGTTTGGTTGGATTTCCAAATGCAGGTAAATCAACTTTACTTTCTGTGTTGACTTCGGCTAAACCTAAAATTGGTGATTATCCATTTACAACCTTAAAACCAAATTTAGGAATTGTTGCTTATCGCGAATTTAAATCATTTGTGATTGCTGATATTCCTGGAATTATCGAAGGTGCGGCAGAAGGTAAAGGTTTAGGGCATTATTTCTTGCGTCACATCGAACGTAATTCAACTTTATTGTTTTTAGTTCCGGCAGATGCGAAAGACATCAAGAAAGAATACGATATTTTGTTAGATGAATTACGTCGTTATAATCCAGAAATGTTAGATAAAGACCGTTTAATTGCTATTTCAAAATCGGATATGTTAGACGATGAATTAAAAACAGAAATGCGTGTGCAATTAGATAAAGATTTTGGTGGAATTCCGTATATGTTTATTTCATCGGTTGCGCAACAAGGTTTAACCGAATTAAAAGATAAGCTTTGGTTAATGCTAAATAAATAA